Proteins encoded by one window of Vespula pensylvanica isolate Volc-1 chromosome 6, ASM1446617v1, whole genome shotgun sequence:
- the LOC122629936 gene encoding very low-density lipoprotein receptor-like isoform X4: MERSCRLLFLFPPVHLLTIFVASLTLTDAFSVDSKPACPLRQFRCTNGRCIPMTWVCDKTDDCTDNSDEIPVLCKGTQQCGENDFKCVSGRCIPGIWHCDGEKDCDDDSDEDPNICKPRTCNNEEFQCSSGECIPNNWVCDHQNDCQDSLDEKHCNNDTCRSDEFTCANKHCIQQHWVCDHDDDCGDGSDEKNCSPTTCSPTTEFACSENYCITAQWRCDGDYDCPDHSDEIGCKGITSGQRPNHCDKKEFNCDDGVTCIHQTWVCDGDKDCPNGADESPQRCHNITCRPDQFQCEDRRTCIPGHLYCNDKAECSDGSDEKNCTMKAAVCNPLTQFECSEASCIPIESVCDKKMDCLNWEDERADLCNVDECAKNNGGCSQLCIDLPIGYRCDCKAGYKLIDNRTCDDIDECLEPGSCSQFCRNEKGTFKCNCAPGYLKDPKNLTRCKAAEGHASLLFARRHDIRKVALDRQEMTAIVNNTKMATALDFVFRTGMIFWSDITERKIYKAPIDEGNDRTVVIEDDLTTSDGLAVDWIYSHIYWTDSGKDTIELANFEGNMRKTLIKDRIQEPRAIALNPLDGWMFWTDWSDEARIERAGMDGSHRSVIIGHDIKWPNGLTLDLIGKRLYWVDAKLNFIASCNYDGSGRRTVLYSTEMLRHPFSITTFEDYVYWTDWDKETIFKANKFTGKDVELVTSVRSPQQPMVVHVYHPYRQPDGMNQCQAVNGHCSHLCLPAPKINSRSPLLSCACPDGLRLLSDGLMCVENVTTTVAPTTQQSAKPFHKLELQNITTTTHPITSMDNGKNDSASESTDPGLVAGIVIGVVSLGLLLLALVAVLCYRHYLHRNVTSMNFDNPVYRKTTEDQFSLEKNRFPHPAATVGEEAQEPLTSPGTNDYV, translated from the exons GTACTCAACAATGCGGGGAAAACGACTTCAAGTGTGTCAGCGGCAGGTGCATACCTGGGATATGGCATTGCGACGGGGAAAAGGATTGTGACGACGACTCTGATGAAGATCCGAATATTTGCA AGCCACGAACATGCAACAACGAGGAATTTCAATGCAGTTCAGGGGAATGCATACCAAATAACTGGGTATGCGATCATCAAAACGATTGTCAGGACAGCTTGGATGAGAAACATTGTAACA aTGATACTTGTCGATCCGATGAATTCACATGTGCAAACAAGCATTGCATCCAACAACATTGGGTCTGCGATCATGACGATGATTGTGGGGATGGCagcgatgaaaaaaattgtagtcCAACTACATGCAGTCCTACTACAGAATTTGCTTGTTCAGAAAACTACTGTATCACAGCACAATGGAGATGTGATGGTGATTATGATTGTCCTGACCATTCTGATGAAATTGGTTGTAAG ggAATTACATCTGGACAGAGACCAAACCATTGtgataagaaagaatttaacTGTGATGATGGTGTTACTTGCATACATCAAACATGGGTATGTGATGGCGATAAAGATTGTCCAAATGGTGCAGATGAATCGCCACAAAGATGTCATAACATTACTTGTAGACCTGATCAATTCCAATGCGAAGATCGCCGTACATGCATACCAG GTCATTTATATTGCAATGATAAAGCCGAGTGTTCTGATGGGAGTGACGAAAAGAATTGTACAATGAAAGCTGCTGTATGCAATCCATTAACACAATTTGAATGCAGTGAAGCTTCGTGCATTCCCATCGAAAGTGTGTGTGATAAGAAAATGGATTGTCTCAATTGGGAGGATGAACGTGCTGATCTTTGCAATGTAGATGAATGTGCCAAAAATAATGGTGGATGTTCACAATTATGTATTGATCTTCCTATTGGCTATCGTTGTGATTGCAAAGCAGGTTACAAGTTGATTGACAATCGAACCTGCGatg aTATTGATGAATGCTTAGAGCCAGGAAGCTGCTCTCAATTTTGTCGAAATGAGAAAGGAACGTTTAAGTGTAATTGTGCTCCTGGTTATCTAAAAGATCCCAAGAATTTAACACGTTGTAAGGCAGCGGAAGGTCATGCCAGCCTTCTTTTTGCTAGGAGACATGATATTAGGAAGGTAGCTTTGGATCGTCAAGAAATGACGGCGATTGTTAATAATACTAAAATGGCAACAGCTTTAGACTTCGTCTTTCGAACGGGTATGATATTCTGGAGCGAtattacagaaagaaaaatttataa AGCACCAATAGATGAAGGGAATGATCGTACGGTTGTAATCGAAGATGATTTAACCACATCGGATGGATTAGCAGTAGATTGGATATATAGTCATATATATTGGACCGATTCTGGAAAAGATACAATAGAATTAGCTAATTTCGAAGGAAACATGAGAAAAACTCTTATTAAAGATCGCATACAAGAGCCACGAGCTATCGCCCTAAATCCTTTGGATGGTTGGATGTTTTGGACTGATTGGAGCGACGAAGCTCGTATAGAGAGAGCCGGTATGGATGGTTCTCATCGTTCA GTTATCATCGGACACGACATAAAGTGGCCAAACGGATTGACTTTGGATTTAATTGGTAAAAGATTATATTGGGTAGATGCTAAACTTAATTTTATAGCATCTTGTAACTATGATGGTTCAGGAAGACGAACAGTTCTTTATTCAACAGAAATGTTGAGACATCCATTTAGTATTACAACTTTTGAAGATTATGTTTATTGGACAGATTGGGATAAAGAAACCATATTTAAAGCAAACAAATTCACTGGCAAAGATGTAGAGCTTGTTACATCTGTAAGGTCACCTCAGCAACCAATGGTGGTACACGTGTATCATCCATATAGGCAACCTGATGGAATGAATCAATGTCAGGCTGTTAATGGTCATTGCAGTCATTTATGTTTACCTGCGCCTAAGATTAATTCAAGATCTCCACTTCTTAGTTGTGCATGTCCAGATGGACTGAGGTTGCTATCTGATGGGCTAATGTGTGTAGAAAATG TAACTACTACCGTAGCACCAACAACACAACAAAGTGCTAAACCATTTCATAAACTTGAACTTCAGAACATTACAACAACTACTC ATCCAATAACCTCGATGGATAATGGAAAAAATGATTCTGCAAGTGAGTCAACAGATCCTGGTCTAGTTGCTGGTATTGTTATAGGCGTGGTATCTTTAGGCCTATTATTACTTGCATTAGTGGCAGTATTATGCTATAGGCATTATCTTCATCGTAATGTTACAAGTATGAACTTCGACAACCCTGTATATAGAAAAACTACTGAAGATCAGTTTAGTCTCGAAAAGAACAGATTTCCCCATCCTGCTGCTACAGTCGGAGAAgag gCTCAGGAACCATTAACGAGTCCTGGAACTAATGACTACGTTTAA
- the LOC122629936 gene encoding very low-density lipoprotein receptor-like isoform X5 has protein sequence MERSCRLLFLFPPVHLLTIFVASLTLTDAFSVDSKPACPLRQFRCTNGRCIPMTWVCDKTDDCTDNSDEIPVLCKGTQQCGENDFKCVSGRCIPGIWHCDGEKDCDDDSDEDPNICRTNNCTAEQFTCRSGNGECVALTWMCDDNPDCSDGSDEAECNDTCRSDEFTCANKHCIQQHWVCDHDDDCGDGSDEKNCSPTTCSPTTEFACSENYCITAQWRCDGDYDCPDHSDEIGCKGITSGQRPNHCDKKEFNCDDGVTCIHQTWVCDGDKDCPNGADESPQRCHNITCRPDQFQCEDRRTCIPGHLYCNDKAECSDGSDEKNCTMKAAVCNPLTQFECSEASCIPIESVCDKKMDCLNWEDERADLCNVDECAKNNGGCSQLCIDLPIGYRCDCKAGYKLIDNRTCDDIDECLEPGSCSQFCRNEKGTFKCNCAPGYLKDPKNLTRCKAAEGHASLLFARRHDIRKVALDRQEMTAIVNNTKMATALDFVFRTGMIFWSDITERKIYKAPIDEGNDRTVVIEDDLTTSDGLAVDWIYSHIYWTDSGKDTIELANFEGNMRKTLIKDRIQEPRAIALNPLDGWMFWTDWSDEARIERAGMDGSHRSVIIGHDIKWPNGLTLDLIGKRLYWVDAKLNFIASCNYDGSGRRTVLYSTEMLRHPFSITTFEDYVYWTDWDKETIFKANKFTGKDVELVTSVRSPQQPMVVHVYHPYRQPDGMNQCQAVNGHCSHLCLPAPKINSRSPLLSCACPDGLRLLSDGLMCVENDPITSMDNGKNDSASESTDPGLVAGIVIGVVSLGLLLLALVAVLCYRHYLHRNVTSMNFDNPVYRKTTEDQFSLEKNRFPHPAATVGEEAQEPLTSPGTNDYV, from the exons GTACTCAACAATGCGGGGAAAACGACTTCAAGTGTGTCAGCGGCAGGTGCATACCTGGGATATGGCATTGCGACGGGGAAAAGGATTGTGACGACGACTCTGATGAAGATCCGAATATTTGCA GAACGAATAATTGCACCGCAGAACAATTTACTTGTCGTTCGGGAAATGGCGAATGCGTTGCATTAACATGGATGTGCGACGACAATCCAGACTGTTCGGATGGCTCGGACGAAGCTGAATGCA aTGATACTTGTCGATCCGATGAATTCACATGTGCAAACAAGCATTGCATCCAACAACATTGGGTCTGCGATCATGACGATGATTGTGGGGATGGCagcgatgaaaaaaattgtagtcCAACTACATGCAGTCCTACTACAGAATTTGCTTGTTCAGAAAACTACTGTATCACAGCACAATGGAGATGTGATGGTGATTATGATTGTCCTGACCATTCTGATGAAATTGGTTGTAAG ggAATTACATCTGGACAGAGACCAAACCATTGtgataagaaagaatttaacTGTGATGATGGTGTTACTTGCATACATCAAACATGGGTATGTGATGGCGATAAAGATTGTCCAAATGGTGCAGATGAATCGCCACAAAGATGTCATAACATTACTTGTAGACCTGATCAATTCCAATGCGAAGATCGCCGTACATGCATACCAG GTCATTTATATTGCAATGATAAAGCCGAGTGTTCTGATGGGAGTGACGAAAAGAATTGTACAATGAAAGCTGCTGTATGCAATCCATTAACACAATTTGAATGCAGTGAAGCTTCGTGCATTCCCATCGAAAGTGTGTGTGATAAGAAAATGGATTGTCTCAATTGGGAGGATGAACGTGCTGATCTTTGCAATGTAGATGAATGTGCCAAAAATAATGGTGGATGTTCACAATTATGTATTGATCTTCCTATTGGCTATCGTTGTGATTGCAAAGCAGGTTACAAGTTGATTGACAATCGAACCTGCGatg aTATTGATGAATGCTTAGAGCCAGGAAGCTGCTCTCAATTTTGTCGAAATGAGAAAGGAACGTTTAAGTGTAATTGTGCTCCTGGTTATCTAAAAGATCCCAAGAATTTAACACGTTGTAAGGCAGCGGAAGGTCATGCCAGCCTTCTTTTTGCTAGGAGACATGATATTAGGAAGGTAGCTTTGGATCGTCAAGAAATGACGGCGATTGTTAATAATACTAAAATGGCAACAGCTTTAGACTTCGTCTTTCGAACGGGTATGATATTCTGGAGCGAtattacagaaagaaaaatttataa AGCACCAATAGATGAAGGGAATGATCGTACGGTTGTAATCGAAGATGATTTAACCACATCGGATGGATTAGCAGTAGATTGGATATATAGTCATATATATTGGACCGATTCTGGAAAAGATACAATAGAATTAGCTAATTTCGAAGGAAACATGAGAAAAACTCTTATTAAAGATCGCATACAAGAGCCACGAGCTATCGCCCTAAATCCTTTGGATGGTTGGATGTTTTGGACTGATTGGAGCGACGAAGCTCGTATAGAGAGAGCCGGTATGGATGGTTCTCATCGTTCA GTTATCATCGGACACGACATAAAGTGGCCAAACGGATTGACTTTGGATTTAATTGGTAAAAGATTATATTGGGTAGATGCTAAACTTAATTTTATAGCATCTTGTAACTATGATGGTTCAGGAAGACGAACAGTTCTTTATTCAACAGAAATGTTGAGACATCCATTTAGTATTACAACTTTTGAAGATTATGTTTATTGGACAGATTGGGATAAAGAAACCATATTTAAAGCAAACAAATTCACTGGCAAAGATGTAGAGCTTGTTACATCTGTAAGGTCACCTCAGCAACCAATGGTGGTACACGTGTATCATCCATATAGGCAACCTGATGGAATGAATCAATGTCAGGCTGTTAATGGTCATTGCAGTCATTTATGTTTACCTGCGCCTAAGATTAATTCAAGATCTCCACTTCTTAGTTGTGCATGTCCAGATGGACTGAGGTTGCTATCTGATGGGCTAATGTGTGTAGAAAATG ATCCAATAACCTCGATGGATAATGGAAAAAATGATTCTGCAAGTGAGTCAACAGATCCTGGTCTAGTTGCTGGTATTGTTATAGGCGTGGTATCTTTAGGCCTATTATTACTTGCATTAGTGGCAGTATTATGCTATAGGCATTATCTTCATCGTAATGTTACAAGTATGAACTTCGACAACCCTGTATATAGAAAAACTACTGAAGATCAGTTTAGTCTCGAAAAGAACAGATTTCCCCATCCTGCTGCTACAGTCGGAGAAgag gCTCAGGAACCATTAACGAGTCCTGGAACTAATGACTACGTTTAA
- the LOC122629936 gene encoding very low-density lipoprotein receptor-like isoform X2 encodes MERSCRLLFLFPPVHLLTIFVASLTLTDAFSVDSKPACPLRQFRCTNGRCIPMTWVCDKTDDCTDNSDEIPVLCKGTQQCGENDFKCVSGRCIPGIWHCDGEKDCDDDSDEDPNICKPRTCNNEEFQCSSGECIPNNWVCDHQNDCQDSLDEKHCNRTNNCTAEQFTCRSGNGECVALTWMCDDNPDCSDGSDEAECNDTCRSDEFTCANKHCIQQHWVCDHDDDCGDGSDEKNCSPTTCSPTTEFACSENYCITAQWRCDGDYDCPDHSDEIGCKGITSGQRPNHCDKKEFNCDDGVTCIHQTWVCDGDKDCPNGADESPQRCHNITCRPDQFQCEDRRTCIPGHLYCNDKAECSDGSDEKNCTMKAAVCNPLTQFECSEASCIPIESVCDKKMDCLNWEDERADLCNVDECAKNNGGCSQLCIDLPIGYRCDCKAGYKLIDNRTCDDIDECLEPGSCSQFCRNEKGTFKCNCAPGYLKDPKNLTRCKAAEGHASLLFARRHDIRKVALDRQEMTAIVNNTKMATALDFVFRTGMIFWSDITERKIYKAPIDEGNDRTVVIEDDLTTSDGLAVDWIYSHIYWTDSGKDTIELANFEGNMRKTLIKDRIQEPRAIALNPLDGWMFWTDWSDEARIERAGMDGSHRSVIIGHDIKWPNGLTLDLIGKRLYWVDAKLNFIASCNYDGSGRRTVLYSTEMLRHPFSITTFEDYVYWTDWDKETIFKANKFTGKDVELVTSVRSPQQPMVVHVYHPYRQPDGMNQCQAVNGHCSHLCLPAPKINSRSPLLSCACPDGLRLLSDGLMCVENDPITSMDNGKNDSASESTDPGLVAGIVIGVVSLGLLLLALVAVLCYRHYLHRNVTSMNFDNPVYRKTTEDQFSLEKNRFPHPAATVGEEAQEPLTSPGTNDYV; translated from the exons GTACTCAACAATGCGGGGAAAACGACTTCAAGTGTGTCAGCGGCAGGTGCATACCTGGGATATGGCATTGCGACGGGGAAAAGGATTGTGACGACGACTCTGATGAAGATCCGAATATTTGCA AGCCACGAACATGCAACAACGAGGAATTTCAATGCAGTTCAGGGGAATGCATACCAAATAACTGGGTATGCGATCATCAAAACGATTGTCAGGACAGCTTGGATGAGAAACATTGTAACA GAACGAATAATTGCACCGCAGAACAATTTACTTGTCGTTCGGGAAATGGCGAATGCGTTGCATTAACATGGATGTGCGACGACAATCCAGACTGTTCGGATGGCTCGGACGAAGCTGAATGCA aTGATACTTGTCGATCCGATGAATTCACATGTGCAAACAAGCATTGCATCCAACAACATTGGGTCTGCGATCATGACGATGATTGTGGGGATGGCagcgatgaaaaaaattgtagtcCAACTACATGCAGTCCTACTACAGAATTTGCTTGTTCAGAAAACTACTGTATCACAGCACAATGGAGATGTGATGGTGATTATGATTGTCCTGACCATTCTGATGAAATTGGTTGTAAG ggAATTACATCTGGACAGAGACCAAACCATTGtgataagaaagaatttaacTGTGATGATGGTGTTACTTGCATACATCAAACATGGGTATGTGATGGCGATAAAGATTGTCCAAATGGTGCAGATGAATCGCCACAAAGATGTCATAACATTACTTGTAGACCTGATCAATTCCAATGCGAAGATCGCCGTACATGCATACCAG GTCATTTATATTGCAATGATAAAGCCGAGTGTTCTGATGGGAGTGACGAAAAGAATTGTACAATGAAAGCTGCTGTATGCAATCCATTAACACAATTTGAATGCAGTGAAGCTTCGTGCATTCCCATCGAAAGTGTGTGTGATAAGAAAATGGATTGTCTCAATTGGGAGGATGAACGTGCTGATCTTTGCAATGTAGATGAATGTGCCAAAAATAATGGTGGATGTTCACAATTATGTATTGATCTTCCTATTGGCTATCGTTGTGATTGCAAAGCAGGTTACAAGTTGATTGACAATCGAACCTGCGatg aTATTGATGAATGCTTAGAGCCAGGAAGCTGCTCTCAATTTTGTCGAAATGAGAAAGGAACGTTTAAGTGTAATTGTGCTCCTGGTTATCTAAAAGATCCCAAGAATTTAACACGTTGTAAGGCAGCGGAAGGTCATGCCAGCCTTCTTTTTGCTAGGAGACATGATATTAGGAAGGTAGCTTTGGATCGTCAAGAAATGACGGCGATTGTTAATAATACTAAAATGGCAACAGCTTTAGACTTCGTCTTTCGAACGGGTATGATATTCTGGAGCGAtattacagaaagaaaaatttataa AGCACCAATAGATGAAGGGAATGATCGTACGGTTGTAATCGAAGATGATTTAACCACATCGGATGGATTAGCAGTAGATTGGATATATAGTCATATATATTGGACCGATTCTGGAAAAGATACAATAGAATTAGCTAATTTCGAAGGAAACATGAGAAAAACTCTTATTAAAGATCGCATACAAGAGCCACGAGCTATCGCCCTAAATCCTTTGGATGGTTGGATGTTTTGGACTGATTGGAGCGACGAAGCTCGTATAGAGAGAGCCGGTATGGATGGTTCTCATCGTTCA GTTATCATCGGACACGACATAAAGTGGCCAAACGGATTGACTTTGGATTTAATTGGTAAAAGATTATATTGGGTAGATGCTAAACTTAATTTTATAGCATCTTGTAACTATGATGGTTCAGGAAGACGAACAGTTCTTTATTCAACAGAAATGTTGAGACATCCATTTAGTATTACAACTTTTGAAGATTATGTTTATTGGACAGATTGGGATAAAGAAACCATATTTAAAGCAAACAAATTCACTGGCAAAGATGTAGAGCTTGTTACATCTGTAAGGTCACCTCAGCAACCAATGGTGGTACACGTGTATCATCCATATAGGCAACCTGATGGAATGAATCAATGTCAGGCTGTTAATGGTCATTGCAGTCATTTATGTTTACCTGCGCCTAAGATTAATTCAAGATCTCCACTTCTTAGTTGTGCATGTCCAGATGGACTGAGGTTGCTATCTGATGGGCTAATGTGTGTAGAAAATG ATCCAATAACCTCGATGGATAATGGAAAAAATGATTCTGCAAGTGAGTCAACAGATCCTGGTCTAGTTGCTGGTATTGTTATAGGCGTGGTATCTTTAGGCCTATTATTACTTGCATTAGTGGCAGTATTATGCTATAGGCATTATCTTCATCGTAATGTTACAAGTATGAACTTCGACAACCCTGTATATAGAAAAACTACTGAAGATCAGTTTAGTCTCGAAAAGAACAGATTTCCCCATCCTGCTGCTACAGTCGGAGAAgag gCTCAGGAACCATTAACGAGTCCTGGAACTAATGACTACGTTTAA
- the LOC122629936 gene encoding very low-density lipoprotein receptor-like isoform X1: MERSCRLLFLFPPVHLLTIFVASLTLTDAFSVDSKPACPLRQFRCTNGRCIPMTWVCDKTDDCTDNSDEIPVLCKGTQQCGENDFKCVSGRCIPGIWHCDGEKDCDDDSDEDPNICKPRTCNNEEFQCSSGECIPNNWVCDHQNDCQDSLDEKHCNRTNNCTAEQFTCRSGNGECVALTWMCDDNPDCSDGSDEAECNDTCRSDEFTCANKHCIQQHWVCDHDDDCGDGSDEKNCSPTTCSPTTEFACSENYCITAQWRCDGDYDCPDHSDEIGCKGITSGQRPNHCDKKEFNCDDGVTCIHQTWVCDGDKDCPNGADESPQRCHNITCRPDQFQCEDRRTCIPGHLYCNDKAECSDGSDEKNCTMKAAVCNPLTQFECSEASCIPIESVCDKKMDCLNWEDERADLCNVDECAKNNGGCSQLCIDLPIGYRCDCKAGYKLIDNRTCDDIDECLEPGSCSQFCRNEKGTFKCNCAPGYLKDPKNLTRCKAAEGHASLLFARRHDIRKVALDRQEMTAIVNNTKMATALDFVFRTGMIFWSDITERKIYKAPIDEGNDRTVVIEDDLTTSDGLAVDWIYSHIYWTDSGKDTIELANFEGNMRKTLIKDRIQEPRAIALNPLDGWMFWTDWSDEARIERAGMDGSHRSVIIGHDIKWPNGLTLDLIGKRLYWVDAKLNFIASCNYDGSGRRTVLYSTEMLRHPFSITTFEDYVYWTDWDKETIFKANKFTGKDVELVTSVRSPQQPMVVHVYHPYRQPDGMNQCQAVNGHCSHLCLPAPKINSRSPLLSCACPDGLRLLSDGLMCVENVTTTVAPTTQQSAKPFHKLELQNITTTTHPITSMDNGKNDSASESTDPGLVAGIVIGVVSLGLLLLALVAVLCYRHYLHRNVTSMNFDNPVYRKTTEDQFSLEKNRFPHPAATVGEEAQEPLTSPGTNDYV, translated from the exons GTACTCAACAATGCGGGGAAAACGACTTCAAGTGTGTCAGCGGCAGGTGCATACCTGGGATATGGCATTGCGACGGGGAAAAGGATTGTGACGACGACTCTGATGAAGATCCGAATATTTGCA AGCCACGAACATGCAACAACGAGGAATTTCAATGCAGTTCAGGGGAATGCATACCAAATAACTGGGTATGCGATCATCAAAACGATTGTCAGGACAGCTTGGATGAGAAACATTGTAACA GAACGAATAATTGCACCGCAGAACAATTTACTTGTCGTTCGGGAAATGGCGAATGCGTTGCATTAACATGGATGTGCGACGACAATCCAGACTGTTCGGATGGCTCGGACGAAGCTGAATGCA aTGATACTTGTCGATCCGATGAATTCACATGTGCAAACAAGCATTGCATCCAACAACATTGGGTCTGCGATCATGACGATGATTGTGGGGATGGCagcgatgaaaaaaattgtagtcCAACTACATGCAGTCCTACTACAGAATTTGCTTGTTCAGAAAACTACTGTATCACAGCACAATGGAGATGTGATGGTGATTATGATTGTCCTGACCATTCTGATGAAATTGGTTGTAAG ggAATTACATCTGGACAGAGACCAAACCATTGtgataagaaagaatttaacTGTGATGATGGTGTTACTTGCATACATCAAACATGGGTATGTGATGGCGATAAAGATTGTCCAAATGGTGCAGATGAATCGCCACAAAGATGTCATAACATTACTTGTAGACCTGATCAATTCCAATGCGAAGATCGCCGTACATGCATACCAG GTCATTTATATTGCAATGATAAAGCCGAGTGTTCTGATGGGAGTGACGAAAAGAATTGTACAATGAAAGCTGCTGTATGCAATCCATTAACACAATTTGAATGCAGTGAAGCTTCGTGCATTCCCATCGAAAGTGTGTGTGATAAGAAAATGGATTGTCTCAATTGGGAGGATGAACGTGCTGATCTTTGCAATGTAGATGAATGTGCCAAAAATAATGGTGGATGTTCACAATTATGTATTGATCTTCCTATTGGCTATCGTTGTGATTGCAAAGCAGGTTACAAGTTGATTGACAATCGAACCTGCGatg aTATTGATGAATGCTTAGAGCCAGGAAGCTGCTCTCAATTTTGTCGAAATGAGAAAGGAACGTTTAAGTGTAATTGTGCTCCTGGTTATCTAAAAGATCCCAAGAATTTAACACGTTGTAAGGCAGCGGAAGGTCATGCCAGCCTTCTTTTTGCTAGGAGACATGATATTAGGAAGGTAGCTTTGGATCGTCAAGAAATGACGGCGATTGTTAATAATACTAAAATGGCAACAGCTTTAGACTTCGTCTTTCGAACGGGTATGATATTCTGGAGCGAtattacagaaagaaaaatttataa AGCACCAATAGATGAAGGGAATGATCGTACGGTTGTAATCGAAGATGATTTAACCACATCGGATGGATTAGCAGTAGATTGGATATATAGTCATATATATTGGACCGATTCTGGAAAAGATACAATAGAATTAGCTAATTTCGAAGGAAACATGAGAAAAACTCTTATTAAAGATCGCATACAAGAGCCACGAGCTATCGCCCTAAATCCTTTGGATGGTTGGATGTTTTGGACTGATTGGAGCGACGAAGCTCGTATAGAGAGAGCCGGTATGGATGGTTCTCATCGTTCA GTTATCATCGGACACGACATAAAGTGGCCAAACGGATTGACTTTGGATTTAATTGGTAAAAGATTATATTGGGTAGATGCTAAACTTAATTTTATAGCATCTTGTAACTATGATGGTTCAGGAAGACGAACAGTTCTTTATTCAACAGAAATGTTGAGACATCCATTTAGTATTACAACTTTTGAAGATTATGTTTATTGGACAGATTGGGATAAAGAAACCATATTTAAAGCAAACAAATTCACTGGCAAAGATGTAGAGCTTGTTACATCTGTAAGGTCACCTCAGCAACCAATGGTGGTACACGTGTATCATCCATATAGGCAACCTGATGGAATGAATCAATGTCAGGCTGTTAATGGTCATTGCAGTCATTTATGTTTACCTGCGCCTAAGATTAATTCAAGATCTCCACTTCTTAGTTGTGCATGTCCAGATGGACTGAGGTTGCTATCTGATGGGCTAATGTGTGTAGAAAATG TAACTACTACCGTAGCACCAACAACACAACAAAGTGCTAAACCATTTCATAAACTTGAACTTCAGAACATTACAACAACTACTC ATCCAATAACCTCGATGGATAATGGAAAAAATGATTCTGCAAGTGAGTCAACAGATCCTGGTCTAGTTGCTGGTATTGTTATAGGCGTGGTATCTTTAGGCCTATTATTACTTGCATTAGTGGCAGTATTATGCTATAGGCATTATCTTCATCGTAATGTTACAAGTATGAACTTCGACAACCCTGTATATAGAAAAACTACTGAAGATCAGTTTAGTCTCGAAAAGAACAGATTTCCCCATCCTGCTGCTACAGTCGGAGAAgag gCTCAGGAACCATTAACGAGTCCTGGAACTAATGACTACGTTTAA